The proteins below are encoded in one region of Anguilla anguilla isolate fAngAng1 chromosome 3, fAngAng1.pri, whole genome shotgun sequence:
- the si:dkeyp-72g9.4 gene encoding uncharacterized protein si:dkeyp-72g9.4 isoform X1 — MEVYDMQTLNMRPRSRLLAKKRLPTIREGHEELLQDMNQANSCHAPRRGLSSEDYLLSICQLARPAFPLREPDRDILTLGQLEALKPGRRPPRLPAPPRPLTPTTRSGGGGGGGYREEEEEEERAESHALPGGVAASQSRGRGNSCRATPDPLEVLYGGRRDGPASSTCVARDTEGRLSEGAVPEKRGARGPGSRPLPRSQSFPRLCSPPHAHRKSSCPEIQLADMPGPAPSGDQPTGGSPGKKPSITTLSTEGDQEMTGRCSPTGQRENCSGPADKQSMISSWIADCRNAWHEARMRACMLPTIAEI; from the exons ATGGAAGTATACGACATGCAAACGTTAA ACATGCGTCCGCGGTCCAGGCTCCTGGCCAAGAAGCGCCTGCCCACCATCCGGGAGGGGCAcgaggagctgctgcaggacaTGAACCAGGCCAACAGCTGCCACGCCCCGCGGCGCGGCCTGTCCTCCGAGGACTACCTGCTGTCCATCTGCCAGCTGGCCCGGCCCGCCTTCCCGCTGCGCGAGCCGGACCGCGACATCCTGACCCTGGGCCAGCTGGAGGCCCTGAAGCCCGGCCGGAggcccccccgcctccccgcgcccccccgacccctgacccccaccacccgcagcggcggcggcggcggcggaggctaccgggaggaggaggaggaggaagagagggcgGAGTCGCACGCGCTCCCCGGGGGCGTGGCGGCGAGTCAAAGCCGCGGCCGTGGCAACAGTTGCCGGGCGACCCCCGACCCCCTTGAGGTCCTGTATGGGGGTCGCCGGGACGGCCCCGCCTCGTCCACCTGCGTCGCCCGGGACACGGAGGGGAGGCTGAGCGAGGGCGCCGTACCCGAGAAGAGAGGAGCCAGGGGTCCGGGGTCCCGCCCCCTGCCTCGGTCCCAGAGCTTCCCCCGCCTCTGCTCCCCACCCCACGCCCACCGTAAAAGCAGCTGCCCTGAGATCCAGTTGGCGGACatgcccggccccgccccttcagGCGACCAGCCAACGGGGGGAAGCCCAGGGAAGAAGCCCAGCATCACCACACTGTCCACTGAGGGTGACCAGGAGATGACGGGCAGGTGCTCCCCtactggacagagagagaactgcagCGGCCCAGCAGACAAACAGTCGATGATCTCCAGCTGGATCGCGGACTGTCGCAATGCGTGGCATGAGGCCCGGATGAGAGCCTGCATGCTGCCTACCATCGCTgagatataa
- the si:dkeyp-72g9.4 gene encoding uncharacterized protein si:dkeyp-72g9.4 isoform X2, translating to MRPRSRLLAKKRLPTIREGHEELLQDMNQANSCHAPRRGLSSEDYLLSICQLARPAFPLREPDRDILTLGQLEALKPGRRPPRLPAPPRPLTPTTRSGGGGGGGYREEEEEEERAESHALPGGVAASQSRGRGNSCRATPDPLEVLYGGRRDGPASSTCVARDTEGRLSEGAVPEKRGARGPGSRPLPRSQSFPRLCSPPHAHRKSSCPEIQLADMPGPAPSGDQPTGGSPGKKPSITTLSTEGDQEMTGRCSPTGQRENCSGPADKQSMISSWIADCRNAWHEARMRACMLPTIAEI from the coding sequence ATGCGTCCGCGGTCCAGGCTCCTGGCCAAGAAGCGCCTGCCCACCATCCGGGAGGGGCAcgaggagctgctgcaggacaTGAACCAGGCCAACAGCTGCCACGCCCCGCGGCGCGGCCTGTCCTCCGAGGACTACCTGCTGTCCATCTGCCAGCTGGCCCGGCCCGCCTTCCCGCTGCGCGAGCCGGACCGCGACATCCTGACCCTGGGCCAGCTGGAGGCCCTGAAGCCCGGCCGGAggcccccccgcctccccgcgcccccccgacccctgacccccaccacccgcagcggcggcggcggcggcggaggctaccgggaggaggaggaggaggaagagagggcgGAGTCGCACGCGCTCCCCGGGGGCGTGGCGGCGAGTCAAAGCCGCGGCCGTGGCAACAGTTGCCGGGCGACCCCCGACCCCCTTGAGGTCCTGTATGGGGGTCGCCGGGACGGCCCCGCCTCGTCCACCTGCGTCGCCCGGGACACGGAGGGGAGGCTGAGCGAGGGCGCCGTACCCGAGAAGAGAGGAGCCAGGGGTCCGGGGTCCCGCCCCCTGCCTCGGTCCCAGAGCTTCCCCCGCCTCTGCTCCCCACCCCACGCCCACCGTAAAAGCAGCTGCCCTGAGATCCAGTTGGCGGACatgcccggccccgccccttcagGCGACCAGCCAACGGGGGGAAGCCCAGGGAAGAAGCCCAGCATCACCACACTGTCCACTGAGGGTGACCAGGAGATGACGGGCAGGTGCTCCCCtactggacagagagagaactgcagCGGCCCAGCAGACAAACAGTCGATGATCTCCAGCTGGATCGCGGACTGTCGCAATGCGTGGCATGAGGCCCGGATGAGAGCCTGCATGCTGCCTACCATCGCTgagatataa